Proteins co-encoded in one Lentisphaerota bacterium genomic window:
- the lspA gene encoding signal peptidase II, with product MIARALAVMGLIIAADQWSKVLVLRVFPATGDGAVLLPGIFDLRHVQNAGAAWGMLQGRQALLIACAVAALVWMTLQMRRTFLPLRFGWVTWGLLTGGIIGNVIDRVWRGVVIDFIDFHCIRFPTFNVADMAISVGVASLILSQWLHERKHKHSVLEG from the coding sequence GTGATCGCCCGCGCGCTGGCCGTCATGGGATTGATCATCGCCGCCGATCAGTGGAGCAAGGTTCTGGTCTTGCGCGTGTTTCCCGCGACGGGTGACGGGGCCGTGCTGCTCCCTGGCATTTTTGACCTTCGTCATGTGCAGAATGCCGGAGCGGCTTGGGGCATGCTCCAGGGCCGGCAGGCCCTGCTGATCGCCTGTGCGGTTGCGGCGCTGGTGTGGATGACCCTGCAAATGAGACGCACGTTTCTCCCTCTTCGTTTCGGATGGGTGACTTGGGGGCTGCTGACCGGGGGCATCATCGGCAACGTGATCGACCGGGTGTGGCGCGGGGTTGTCATCGATTTTATCGACTTTCACTGCATCCGATTTCCCACATTCAACGTGGCCGACATGGCCATCTCAGTGGGCGTCGCGAGCTTGATCCTCTCGCAATGGCTGCACGAACGGAAGCACAAACACTCCGTACTGGAAGGCTGA
- the lpxD gene encoding UDP-3-O-(3-hydroxymyristoyl)glucosamine N-acyltransferase, translating into MAQTVAQLAAWLKGSVEGDATEEIAALSALDDARRGDVSFLSNPRYEQLMAHTQASAVLVGADWQGVWSCRALIRVDNPNKAFATLAALFCPKPVTRQPGIHPTAVLGEGVSIGRDVFIGPYVVIEDQARIGDRTRIDAQCWIGAHARIGCDGLIYPQVTVREGCLIGDRVILHSGVRIGSDGYGYSVEQDAGGSVRVEKIPQMGIVELGDDVEIGANTTIDRARFGRTRIGHAVKIDNLVQIGHNVQVGDTTGIVAQTGVAGSVKIGSGVMIWAQAGIAGHITVGDRAQIGPQSGVSKDVPPGEFVIGAPAQSKRAFVATLAMPRQIERLKAQVDDLGARLAVIAQAKKVGE; encoded by the coding sequence ATGGCACAGACGGTTGCCCAACTCGCCGCATGGCTCAAGGGATCGGTCGAGGGTGACGCCACAGAGGAAATAGCCGCTCTGTCGGCGCTCGACGACGCCCGTCGGGGGGATGTGTCGTTTCTGTCCAATCCCCGCTATGAACAGCTCATGGCTCACACGCAGGCATCGGCCGTGCTGGTCGGAGCAGACTGGCAGGGGGTCTGGTCGTGCCGCGCGTTGATCCGTGTTGACAATCCCAACAAGGCATTCGCCACCCTGGCCGCGCTTTTTTGTCCGAAGCCCGTGACGCGCCAGCCCGGAATCCATCCGACCGCGGTGCTGGGCGAGGGTGTCAGCATCGGCCGGGACGTTTTCATCGGCCCGTATGTGGTGATCGAGGATCAGGCGCGCATCGGGGATCGCACCCGGATCGATGCGCAGTGTTGGATCGGCGCGCACGCCCGTATCGGCTGCGACGGGTTGATTTACCCTCAGGTGACCGTCCGCGAGGGTTGTCTGATTGGCGACCGGGTGATCCTGCACAGCGGGGTGCGCATCGGCAGTGACGGCTACGGGTATTCGGTTGAGCAGGATGCGGGCGGATCCGTGCGTGTGGAAAAGATTCCGCAGATGGGCATCGTGGAGTTGGGCGATGATGTGGAGATCGGCGCGAACACGACGATCGACCGGGCGCGCTTTGGACGCACGCGGATCGGCCATGCAGTCAAGATTGACAATCTGGTTCAAATTGGCCACAACGTGCAGGTCGGCGACACGACCGGCATTGTGGCACAAACCGGTGTCGCCGGTAGCGTAAAAATTGGTTCCGGGGTGATGATCTGGGCGCAGGCAGGCATTGCCGGACACATCACCGTCGGCGACCGCGCGCAGATCGGGCCGCAGTCTGGCGTGAGCAAGGATGTTCCGCCGGGCGAGTTTGTCATCGGTGCCCCCGCCCAGTCAAAGCGGGCTTTTGTCGCCACCCTGGCGATGCCGCGCCAGATCGAACGGCTGAAGGCGCAGGTCGACGATCTTGGGGCGCGTCTGGCGGTGATCGCCCAAGCGAAGAAGGTTGGCGAATAG
- a CDS encoding TonB-dependent receptor yields the protein MNLHRITAAGALALGVAFAASAQSEEAPATNAPIIVTASRTGRSADEIAAGVTVITADDIKRSGATDVVQALEKLGGIYFRKLGGNPSSSEVSMRGFGENSHGRTLILVNGERLNSLDMAAPNLLRVPFGSIERIEVLHGAQTILYGDNAGAGVINIITRPGADKQTTTVSAAVGSENTFDGAIGTAGRLDNTLRYAVDANWRKSDGWRKNGDFETTDARVSLGKDWNARATSTLSLFYNTSDYGMPGALTYPQMWANPKQSTHPLDEGSSQSWGLALDNAVLIGEEGRLRLNVAASRRLIDSQNDYRAWGYWFYYGSGLDRLTFSPSYSDRYVIAGVENRITVGADIRHDDLAMNYAYNPEIPLWGVANKAFDLTRFSLAGYVENETVLSDTLSLILGARADRIANESSVNGTELPDVTATEHALSASALYRPSQQVKFYAQAASLYHAPFADEQVNIWGPTPVVASLKPETGLNQEVGAVVRLTEEWEVGMSLYQLDLQNEIVYNPLTWRNDNYDDTRRRGMEANLSWRRPGVASVSAFYTFVNAEFDAGPNAGNEIPLVPKHVLTVHGDWSIIEDLALFSTLRATSNQRSGSDFRNVANRLDGFGVLDTGIRITPSRVSGLTLIVSVDNVFDKHYATTGFFGNSVYPANGRTWKLSASYTF from the coding sequence ATGAACCTGCATCGCATCACCGCCGCGGGCGCACTCGCCCTTGGCGTCGCATTCGCCGCCTCCGCACAGTCCGAGGAGGCCCCCGCCACCAATGCCCCCATCATCGTCACCGCCAGCCGGACCGGCCGGTCGGCCGACGAGATCGCCGCAGGTGTCACCGTCATCACCGCCGACGACATCAAGCGGTCCGGCGCGACCGACGTGGTCCAGGCGCTCGAAAAACTCGGCGGGATCTACTTCCGCAAACTCGGCGGCAATCCCAGCTCCTCCGAAGTCTCGATGCGCGGTTTCGGCGAGAACTCTCACGGCCGCACCCTGATCCTCGTCAACGGCGAACGGCTGAACAGCCTCGACATGGCCGCTCCGAACCTGTTGCGCGTCCCGTTCGGATCGATCGAGCGGATCGAGGTCCTCCACGGTGCCCAGACGATCCTGTACGGCGACAATGCAGGCGCCGGCGTCATCAACATTATCACCCGCCCCGGCGCCGACAAGCAAACCACCACCGTCTCGGCGGCCGTCGGGTCCGAAAACACCTTCGACGGAGCGATCGGCACCGCCGGTCGCCTCGATAACACGCTCCGGTATGCGGTCGACGCCAACTGGCGCAAAAGCGACGGCTGGCGCAAAAACGGCGATTTTGAAACCACGGACGCCCGCGTCTCGCTCGGCAAGGACTGGAACGCGCGCGCCACCTCCACCCTCTCCCTCTTTTACAACACGAGCGATTACGGCATGCCCGGCGCGCTCACCTACCCGCAGATGTGGGCCAACCCCAAACAATCCACCCACCCGCTCGATGAGGGCTCGTCCCAATCCTGGGGGCTGGCGCTCGACAATGCCGTCCTCATCGGCGAAGAGGGCAGGCTGCGGCTCAACGTCGCCGCGTCGCGCCGCCTGATCGACTCCCAAAACGACTACCGCGCCTGGGGCTACTGGTTTTACTATGGCAGCGGCCTCGACAGGCTGACGTTCTCTCCCAGCTATTCAGACCGCTACGTGATCGCCGGAGTCGAAAACCGCATCACGGTCGGCGCCGATATCCGCCACGACGATCTGGCCATGAACTACGCCTATAATCCCGAGATCCCGCTCTGGGGCGTCGCGAACAAGGCGTTTGATCTGACCCGGTTCTCGCTCGCCGGGTATGTGGAGAACGAAACGGTCCTCTCCGACACGCTCTCCCTGATCCTCGGCGCGCGGGCCGACCGGATCGCGAACGAATCCTCTGTCAACGGAACGGAGCTGCCCGATGTGACCGCCACCGAACACGCCCTCTCCGCATCGGCGCTCTACCGCCCGTCGCAGCAGGTCAAGTTCTACGCCCAAGCCGCCTCGCTCTACCATGCGCCGTTTGCCGATGAACAGGTCAATATCTGGGGGCCGACCCCGGTTGTCGCCAGCCTCAAACCCGAAACCGGCCTCAATCAGGAGGTGGGCGCGGTCGTCCGTCTTACCGAAGAATGGGAGGTGGGCATGAGCCTCTACCAACTCGACCTGCAGAACGAGATCGTCTACAACCCCCTGACGTGGAGGAATGATAACTACGACGACACCCGCCGCCGCGGGATGGAGGCGAACCTCTCGTGGCGCCGCCCCGGAGTCGCCAGCGTGTCGGCCTTCTACACCTTCGTCAACGCTGAGTTTGACGCAGGCCCGAATGCGGGAAATGAGATCCCGCTCGTCCCGAAGCACGTTCTCACCGTGCATGGCGACTGGTCGATCATCGAAGACCTTGCCCTGTTCTCCACCCTCCGCGCAACCAGCAATCAGCGCTCCGGGAGCGATTTCAGAAATGTGGCGAACCGATTGGACGGATTCGGCGTCCTGGATACCGGCATTCGAATCACTCCGAGCCGCGTGAGCGGCCTCACTCTCATCGTGAGCGTCGACAACGTGTTCGATAAGCACTACGCGACCACCGGCTTTTTCGGCAACAGCGTCTATCCGGCCAACGGCCGCACCTGGAAGCTCTCCGCCTCCTACACCTTCTGA
- the hisD gene encoding histidinol dehydrogenase, protein MAFQLAAWSLKRRNRAVESFLNRPAFDERAEAAAAEVLAAIRREGESAVLAAAKRFQGGVELTGAALKVTAPELRKALQLIPPAEVQAVCEAHARVTAFARAGLRKPWKMRTPGGGFLGEQFTPLDRVGVYIPGGTAPLASTAVMTATLAQVAGVREIVACTPCAPDGSINPVLLFALKLSGATEIYRIGGIQAIGLMAYGTRRVRPVQKIVGPGNAYVTAAKRQVYGAVAIDQVAGPSEIAILADATATPAWVAADLLSQAEHGSGLEKALLVTDCATLARAVAVEVTRQTAELPRRTAVEAVIGSGGMLAVVVPDLDQGMELCNRFAPEHFEIMTADAPTRVAAVRAAGAVFVGAWTPESAGDFVAGPSHVLPTGGAARMFSGLTADDFRRRTSLVRFTRRDLVETRGAIETFGAVEGLDAHARAASVRFAKE, encoded by the coding sequence ATGGCCTTTCAACTAGCAGCATGGTCTCTGAAGCGGCGCAACCGGGCGGTGGAATCCTTCTTAAATCGTCCAGCCTTTGACGAGCGGGCGGAGGCAGCGGCGGCAGAGGTGCTGGCGGCGATCCGTCGTGAGGGCGAGTCGGCGGTTCTGGCCGCCGCGAAGCGGTTTCAGGGCGGCGTCGAGCTGACGGGGGCGGCGTTGAAGGTGACGGCGCCCGAGTTGCGCAAAGCCCTCCAGCTCATTCCGCCTGCTGAGGTCCAAGCCGTTTGCGAGGCGCATGCGCGGGTAACGGCGTTTGCACGGGCGGGGTTGCGCAAACCGTGGAAGATGCGGACTCCCGGAGGCGGATTTCTTGGCGAGCAGTTCACGCCGCTCGACCGGGTCGGTGTCTACATCCCAGGGGGCACGGCGCCACTGGCGTCGACGGCGGTCATGACCGCGACGCTGGCCCAGGTGGCGGGGGTGCGGGAGATTGTGGCCTGCACGCCGTGCGCGCCGGATGGATCGATCAATCCGGTGTTGCTGTTTGCGCTGAAGCTTTCGGGCGCGACGGAGATATACCGGATCGGCGGCATCCAAGCAATCGGACTGATGGCCTACGGCACGCGGCGGGTGCGGCCGGTGCAGAAGATCGTCGGCCCCGGCAACGCGTATGTCACCGCCGCCAAGCGCCAGGTCTATGGCGCGGTGGCGATCGATCAGGTGGCCGGCCCGAGCGAGATCGCGATTTTAGCCGATGCGACGGCTACCCCCGCCTGGGTGGCGGCGGATTTGCTTTCTCAGGCGGAGCATGGCAGCGGTTTGGAGAAGGCGCTGCTGGTGACGGACTGCGCAACGCTGGCCCGGGCGGTGGCGGTCGAGGTCACGCGCCAGACGGCCGAGCTCCCGCGACGCACGGCGGTCGAGGCCGTGATCGGCAGCGGCGGCATGCTGGCGGTGGTCGTGCCGGATCTCGATCAGGGAATGGAATTGTGCAACCGGTTCGCGCCGGAGCATTTTGAAATAATGACGGCCGACGCGCCGACGCGCGTCGCGGCCGTTCGCGCGGCGGGCGCGGTCTTTGTCGGCGCCTGGACACCCGAATCAGCGGGGGATTTCGTTGCCGGACCGAGCCACGTGCTTCCGACCGGGGGCGCGGCGCGAATGTTTTCGGGACTGACTGCGGATGATTTTCGGAGACGGACCAGTCTGGTGCGGTTCACCCGGCGCGATTTGGTCGAAACGCGCGGGGCAATCGAAACCTTCGGCGCCGTGGAGGGGCTGGACGCCCACGCGCGGGCGGCTTCGGTTCGTTTCGCAAAGGAATGA
- a CDS encoding ribosome recycling factor, with the protein METVDDVILDAEEKMDNTVKVLKEQFAGLRTGKASPALVENVQVSYYGTPTRLRDIAGISAPEPRLIVINAYDPTALADIEKAILAANLGVTPRNDGRVIRLPIPELSEDRRKEIVKVAKRLSEEARVAIRNVRRDANDAVKALQKKGTVTEDDRDAGFAEIQKSTDAHIGQIDTDLKHKELEVMAV; encoded by the coding sequence ATGGAAACCGTGGATGATGTGATTCTGGATGCCGAAGAGAAAATGGACAACACCGTCAAGGTGTTGAAGGAGCAGTTTGCCGGTCTCCGCACAGGCAAGGCGTCGCCCGCGCTGGTGGAGAACGTGCAGGTGTCTTATTACGGGACGCCGACCCGGCTCCGCGACATTGCCGGCATCTCGGCGCCCGAACCGCGCCTGATCGTGATCAATGCCTATGACCCGACCGCGCTTGCCGATATCGAGAAGGCCATCCTGGCGGCCAATCTGGGCGTCACCCCGCGCAACGATGGCCGCGTCATCCGGTTGCCGATACCCGAGTTGAGCGAGGACCGCCGCAAGGAGATCGTTAAAGTGGCCAAGCGGTTGTCCGAGGAGGCCCGTGTCGCCATCCGCAATGTCCGGCGTGACGCCAATGATGCGGTCAAGGCGCTGCAGAAGAAGGGCACCGTCACAGAGGATGACCGCGACGCCGGGTTTGCCGAAATTCAGAAATCGACCGATGCGCATATTGGCCAGATTGACACCGATCTGAAGCACAAGGAACTGGAAGTGATGGCGGTCTGA
- a CDS encoding UMP kinase, which translates to MAQERKSEVRYKRILLKLSGEVLGNSETGECIAPAVVADVAQRVRRLSELGVQIAVVLGGGNIFRGASGAASGLARTTGDYMGMLATIINGLALQDALEHVGLETRLQTSIDMPQVAEPFIQRKAVRHLEKGRVVIFAGGTGNPYFSTDTAAALRANEVGADVLLKATKVDGVYSADPKTHPDAVRYETVSYQVALRMRLRVMDSAAFALCMDNKIPIVVFDFFDKLALERIVCGAQIGTLVTDADDD; encoded by the coding sequence TTGGCCCAAGAGCGAAAATCTGAGGTTCGTTACAAACGCATTTTGCTGAAGCTGAGCGGCGAAGTGCTGGGTAACTCCGAAACCGGCGAGTGCATCGCGCCTGCGGTTGTGGCGGATGTCGCCCAGCGCGTGCGGCGACTATCCGAACTGGGCGTCCAGATTGCGGTAGTGCTCGGCGGCGGGAATATTTTCCGGGGGGCCTCCGGTGCAGCCAGCGGTCTCGCCCGGACCACGGGCGACTATATGGGCATGCTGGCGACCATCATCAATGGGCTGGCCTTGCAGGACGCCCTCGAGCACGTGGGACTTGAGACCCGCCTGCAAACGTCGATCGACATGCCCCAGGTGGCCGAACCCTTTATCCAACGCAAGGCGGTTCGCCATCTGGAAAAAGGGCGGGTGGTCATTTTTGCAGGCGGCACGGGAAACCCGTATTTCAGCACCGATACGGCTGCCGCGCTCCGGGCCAATGAGGTGGGCGCCGACGTGCTGCTCAAGGCGACCAAAGTAGACGGCGTTTACTCCGCCGATCCCAAAACACACCCGGACGCCGTGCGCTACGAGACGGTGTCGTATCAGGTCGCACTGCGTATGCGGCTGCGGGTCATGGATTCGGCCGCCTTTGCCTTGTGCATGGACAACAAGATCCCCATCGTAGTGTTCGATTTTTTTGACAAACTCGCTTTGGAACGGATTGTCTGCGGCGCGCAGATCGGCACGCTGGTGACGGACGCCGACGACGACTGA
- a CDS encoding OmpH family outer membrane protein — MVRNSRPKRRRMKRMNLVQIIGIAAVATVCSATAQIAVVDFERVVKLHPNTAGDRKTIEEVYTTLKSEGDIKAAKVSKAVKAFEEAAQAIQSPVLSEAARKKAETDAKQKYDEAKAESDELKQLEDLHRMQLNERERKLLKRTTDAIRAVVKTIADEKKITIVLPTAPVLYYDETLDLTADVLRALGVDPAAVVPDDATGKEAAPAKTDPAPR, encoded by the coding sequence ATGGTCCGGAACAGCCGACCGAAAAGGAGACGTATGAAGCGAATGAATCTGGTCCAAATCATCGGAATCGCCGCAGTGGCCACCGTCTGTTCGGCGACGGCGCAAATCGCCGTGGTTGATTTCGAACGGGTTGTCAAACTGCACCCGAACACAGCCGGCGACCGCAAAACAATTGAGGAGGTTTACACCACCCTCAAGAGCGAGGGTGACATCAAGGCCGCCAAGGTGAGCAAGGCCGTCAAGGCCTTTGAGGAGGCCGCCCAGGCGATTCAAAGTCCGGTTCTCAGTGAGGCGGCGAGGAAAAAGGCCGAGACCGACGCCAAGCAGAAATATGACGAGGCTAAGGCCGAAAGCGACGAGTTGAAGCAGTTGGAGGACCTTCACCGGATGCAGTTAAACGAGCGCGAGCGCAAGCTGTTGAAACGGACGACCGACGCCATCCGCGCGGTCGTGAAGACGATCGCCGACGAAAAGAAGATCACGATCGTGTTGCCCACGGCGCCGGTGCTTTATTATGACGAGACGCTGGACCTCACGGCCGATGTGCTGCGGGCCTTGGGCGTGGACCCGGCCGCGGTAGTCCCGGACGATGCGACGGGAAAAGAGGCCGCGCCCGCGAAAACCGACCCCGCCCCGCGGTGA
- the hisC gene encoding histidinol-phosphate transaminase yields the protein MNRYVTHAVQALHAYTPGEQPQATGIVKLNTNENPYPPSPAVGQALAAFDPARLRLYPDPLCVAVRERIAVMHGCSPQQVFVGNGSDEILALCTRAFVEDAGTVGYFDPSYSLYPVLADIRKAEKRPVRLSDDFRWQMPAHYQASLFFLTNPNAPTSLLFPCATVAAFCTSFDGVVLIDEAYADFSRSNCMALAVRAENENTLVMRTLSKAFSLAGLRFGYVIGPEPLIAALYKIKDSYNLDVLAQVAGLAALNDLEHMRANVRRIQETRSRLTAELRRRGWTVLDSETNFLFARPPQERAVECFERLRYAGIYVRHFPNPRTAAYLRITVGTDSQVEAFLQQISG from the coding sequence ATGAACCGGTATGTGACACACGCGGTGCAGGCGCTGCACGCCTACACGCCGGGCGAGCAGCCTCAGGCGACAGGCATCGTCAAACTCAACACCAATGAAAACCCCTACCCGCCCAGTCCAGCGGTGGGCCAGGCGCTCGCGGCCTTTGATCCGGCGCGTCTGCGCCTCTACCCCGACCCGCTGTGCGTCGCGGTGCGCGAGCGGATTGCCGTCATGCACGGCTGTTCGCCGCAGCAGGTGTTTGTCGGTAACGGATCGGATGAAATCCTGGCCTTGTGTACGCGGGCGTTTGTAGAAGACGCCGGGACGGTCGGTTATTTCGATCCGTCATACTCACTCTATCCCGTTCTGGCAGACATCCGAAAGGCTGAGAAGCGGCCGGTCCGCTTGAGCGACGATTTTCGCTGGCAGATGCCCGCGCACTATCAGGCGTCTCTGTTTTTTCTGACCAATCCCAACGCGCCGACGAGCCTGTTATTTCCATGCGCGACCGTGGCGGCGTTTTGCACGTCGTTCGACGGGGTGGTGCTCATTGACGAGGCATACGCCGATTTTTCCCGAAGCAATTGCATGGCGCTGGCGGTGCGGGCGGAGAACGAAAACACGCTGGTGATGCGGACGCTATCGAAGGCGTTTTCGCTAGCCGGTCTCCGTTTCGGTTATGTCATCGGCCCCGAACCGCTGATCGCCGCGTTGTACAAAATCAAGGATTCCTACAATCTGGACGTGCTGGCCCAAGTGGCCGGACTGGCGGCGTTAAACGATCTGGAGCACATGCGGGCGAACGTGCGCCGCATCCAGGAGACCCGCTCGCGCCTCACGGCCGAACTGCGGCGTCGGGGATGGACGGTGCTGGACTCGGAGACCAACTTCCTTTTTGCACGGCCGCCGCAGGAGCGCGCGGTCGAATGCTTCGAACGGCTGCGCTATGCCGGCATCTATGTCCGCCATTTTCCAAACCCGCGCACGGCTGCCTATCTGCGCATCACGGTCGGAACGGACAGCCAGGTCGAAGCCTTTCTGCAACAGATCTCCGGCTGA
- the ruvB gene encoding Holliday junction branch migration DNA helicase RuvB, translating to MPQQRTTETLNQRNPSFDNRLRPTRFEDFVGQERVRERLLLAVEAAKRRGESLDHVILSGPPGLGKTTLAYILGEAMGVQVKATSGPVIDKPGDLAGLLTSLEPGDILFIDEIHRMQRTVEEYLYSAMEDFVIDIMIDQGPNARSVRLDLPRFTLVGATTRSGLISAPLRSRFGLANRLDYYPAGTLQTIVIRSAARLDVAIDDDGAREIASRARGTPRIANNLLRRVRDYAQVRADSFISRVVASEALAMLEIDPFGLDEMDKRLLEALAVKFGGGPVGLTNLAVAVGEEPDTIEEVYEPYLIQEGYLERTSRGRMATDLCYARLGLSAGNRRRAPNQPELRL from the coding sequence ATGCCACAGCAACGGACCACCGAAACCCTGAACCAGCGCAACCCCTCGTTCGACAACCGGCTGCGCCCCACGCGCTTTGAGGACTTCGTGGGGCAGGAACGGGTACGTGAGCGGCTGTTGCTGGCCGTGGAGGCGGCTAAGCGCCGCGGCGAGTCCCTCGATCACGTGATCCTCTCCGGACCACCCGGGCTGGGCAAGACGACGTTGGCTTACATTCTGGGTGAGGCCATGGGTGTACAAGTGAAGGCCACTTCGGGGCCGGTGATCGACAAGCCAGGCGATCTGGCGGGGCTGCTCACCTCGCTTGAACCGGGAGACATCCTCTTCATTGACGAGATACACCGGATGCAGCGGACCGTCGAGGAGTATCTCTACTCGGCGATGGAGGATTTTGTGATCGACATCATGATCGATCAGGGCCCAAACGCCCGGTCGGTGCGGCTCGACCTGCCCCGGTTCACGCTCGTGGGGGCGACCACACGCAGCGGCCTGATTTCCGCGCCACTCCGCTCCCGGTTCGGCCTCGCCAACCGGCTCGACTATTATCCGGCCGGGACGCTGCAAACCATCGTCATCCGGTCGGCCGCCCGCCTCGATGTGGCCATTGACGACGACGGCGCGCGGGAGATTGCCTCTCGGGCGCGCGGGACACCCCGCATTGCCAACAACCTCCTGCGCCGTGTTCGCGATTATGCCCAAGTCCGCGCCGACAGCTTCATCAGCCGCGTGGTCGCATCCGAGGCGCTGGCGATGCTGGAGATTGATCCGTTCGGTCTGGACGAAATGGACAAGCGACTGCTGGAGGCGCTGGCGGTCAAATTCGGCGGGGGCCCCGTCGGCCTCACCAATCTGGCCGTTGCGGTGGGAGAGGAACCGGACACGATCGAGGAGGTCTATGAACCGTACCTCATCCAAGAGGGGTATCTGGAACGCACATCCCGCGGCCGGATGGCGACCGATCTGTGCTACGCGCGCCTCGGGCTGTCGGCCGGCAATCGGAGACGCGCCCCCAACCAGCCCGAACTGCGGTTGTAG